GATCAATTCCTGAAATCGCACTCATTAATATTGGGCCGCCTCTATAAAAGCTGCTTCTATACATCATATTCCAATGGTCTTCTATATTTAATGGATTCTTACCAATTAATTGTTGCATAAACTCATCTACTGCTGCTCCAACAGTACTTGCTTTACCTTCAATAACAGGTTCTCCCCATCCTATCAATCCTTCATCAGTTGTGATTTTTAAGAACAACCAACGAGGCGGTACTTGAAATAGTTCATAATCAATTATTTTCATATTATGCACGTCCTTTTTCTAAATGTACTTTGTTATAAAATGCTTGAGCCGTTTTTTCTAATTCATCATGATATTCATCGCTTGTCTCGACTTTAGTATTGACTAACGCACTTCCTAAACCTACACCAACTGCACCAGCTTTTATAAAATCAGCAACATTATTTAGATCAACGCCTCCTGTTGGTAAAAGCGGTATATGTGGCAATGGTCCTTGTAAATCTTTTATATAGCTTGGTCCCATCGTAGTAGTTGGGAATACTTTAATAATATCGCCGCCATATTCATAAGCTTCTAATATTTCAGTTGGGGTTAAAGCGCCTGGTATACTTACCACACCATATTTCTTAGTCATTCTAATTGTTTCTTTATTAACGGTAGGAGATAAAATAAAAGTAGCCCCACTCAATATTGCTAACCTCGCAGATTCAGCATCTAATACTGTTCCAGCTCCAACGACTACTTTCCCTTTCATTTCATTAGCAATTAAATCAATTGATGCTAAAGCTTTTGGTGAATTCATCGTTACTTCTATAGCTCTAACACCAGCTTTATATAACGTTCTCACAATAGGTAAGACATCATCCGGATTTGCATTTCGTAAAATCGCAATAAGTTTAGTTTCTTTTATTATATTTAAAGTATCCATATAAATTGCTCCTTATCTAATAACATCATCTGTATTGATATTATTTTTTAATTGTTTAATTTCTTCTTTACTCGGTAAACCTTCAACATCACCTTTAACAGTCGTCACCAGTGCACCTGCATTACAAGCTTGTTCGACAGCATCATGTAAAGATAATCCGTCTATATAACCAGCTATAAATCCAGCAGCAAATCCATCTCCAGCTCCAACTGGGTCCACAACTTCTACGTTTTTAGAAGCTTTCGCATATCCTACATGTTCATCATTTTCGTAATAAGCGCCTTCACTACCAAGTTTGACGATTACTGTTGAGGCGCCTAACGCTATGATGTTCTGAGCAATCTTTTTTTCAGACCTTTCATTAAATAGAAATGCGCCTTCGCTTATTCCTGGTAAGACAATATCGCTTAATGAAATGATGTTTAACAACGTTTCTCGAGCTTGCGCTTCATTCCATAACTTAAGTCTTAAATTAGGATCAAATATGATTTTTAAGTTAAGCTTTTTTGCTACAGATATTAAATGGAATATCGTATCTTTACAGTTTTCACTCAATGCTGGTGTTATTCCAGTTACATATAAATACTTAAATTGTGCTACATATTCTTCATCAATATTTGAAGTCGTCATTAAACTTGCAGCAGAACCTTTTCTATAATAATGCACGCGTGTTTGATCTTGTCGATTTTTTTCTTTTAGAAATAATCCTGTAGGTGCATCATCAGTTAAATGAACTGCATCAACATTTATACCTTCTCCACGTACAAATGAAAGAATTTTATATCCTAGCTCATCATTTCCAAGCTGACTAATCCAGCCAGTTTTAATGCCGAGCTTTTCTAAAC
This portion of the Mammaliicoccus vitulinus genome encodes:
- a CDS encoding sugar kinase, whose product is MDVLSIGETMVVFAPKEVGPMRYAHDFTTHIAGAETNTLIGLEKLGIKTGWISQLGNDELGYKILSFVRGEGINVDAVHLTDDAPTGLFLKEKNRQDQTRVHYYRKGSAASLMTTSNIDEEYVAQFKYLYVTGITPALSENCKDTIFHLISVAKKLNLKIIFDPNLRLKLWNEAQARETLLNIISLSDIVLPGISEGAFLFNERSEKKIAQNIIALGASTVIVKLGSEGAYYENDEHVGYAKASKNVEVVDPVGAGDGFAAGFIAGYIDGLSLHDAVEQACNAGALVTTVKGDVEGLPSKEEIKQLKNNINTDDVIR
- a CDS encoding bifunctional 4-hydroxy-2-oxoglutarate aldolase/2-dehydro-3-deoxy-phosphogluconate aldolase: MDTLNIIKETKLIAILRNANPDDVLPIVRTLYKAGVRAIEVTMNSPKALASIDLIANEMKGKVVVGAGTVLDAESARLAILSGATFILSPTVNKETIRMTKKYGVVSIPGALTPTEILEAYEYGGDIIKVFPTTTMGPSYIKDLQGPLPHIPLLPTGGVDLNNVADFIKAGAVGVGLGSALVNTKVETSDEYHDELEKTAQAFYNKVHLEKGRA